A region from the Sandaracinus amylolyticus genome encodes:
- a CDS encoding TonB-dependent receptor encodes MSGRSALAIVVLASIAATAPAHAQSVQPPAVIALAPVELDAPRVAEVGASIDVRVIVDRDGRASLDQDVMEPELRAAVEDALARSRLAPAMRGGTAVIARARVRLDVRAREVAPVEPPEITPPSIEPSFRALARATPEPTSATILEAEEVRDLPGLQGDPFRVVETLPGVVPLLSGLPFLYVRGAPPAGTITLWDDIPVPSLFHVAAGPSTIHAARLGEMRLWPGVAPARYGRHVGGVVLGAAAPIEPHLGGEVELRLLDVNGMITVPIDRRHVVQASGRYGYPGLIVGAAFPGVELDYWDYQLTADLDDGHGGHTRLVAIGAYDRLRQDLADIETLGEQSDVLLHFHRVEARHVRALGGGAEFGAALRLGYDQSQLGEAVGAEVWSASPRLWSAFSLGFARLRIGADLVASGGRIDSGRSEDPAIAGALIAEGAYAGARTRTAAGAYAEALLPIPGVLRLELGARVDTWVTAREVQAAPSPRARLVVHAWEGVDVHAAVGLAHQPAVLFLPLPGFAELAVDRGLQRALQSDWGVSLTLPLGISLEAQGFFHYFDQVLLPDLYVQDREICVESWCTQVQIDPRARARVLGLEVLARREGRDVSAWISYTLSEATARAHEGFEFVPGFDVRHVIQAMGRARIWEGLEIALRVLVRSGRVVGRYFIEPTGLTALRYEQRLPWFFRGDAEIAYAWDAGWGRLRVSLGWTNVTLSEEPIALECNYDSNGRPEAPCAVQSAPAIFLPSLGIRAQL; translated from the coding sequence ATGTCCGGCAGGAGCGCGCTCGCGATCGTGGTGCTCGCGTCGATCGCCGCGACCGCTCCCGCGCACGCCCAGTCGGTGCAGCCACCCGCGGTGATCGCGCTCGCGCCCGTCGAGCTCGACGCGCCGCGCGTCGCCGAGGTCGGCGCCTCGATCGACGTGCGGGTGATCGTCGATCGCGACGGACGCGCGAGCCTCGATCAGGACGTGATGGAGCCCGAGCTCCGCGCCGCGGTGGAGGACGCGCTCGCGCGATCACGCCTCGCGCCCGCGATGCGCGGCGGCACCGCGGTGATCGCGCGCGCGAGGGTGCGGCTCGACGTGCGCGCCCGCGAGGTCGCGCCGGTGGAGCCGCCCGAGATCACGCCACCTTCGATCGAGCCTTCGTTCCGCGCGCTCGCCCGCGCGACGCCCGAGCCCACGAGCGCGACGATCCTCGAGGCCGAGGAGGTGCGCGATCTCCCCGGTCTACAAGGCGACCCATTCCGCGTGGTCGAGACGCTCCCAGGCGTCGTCCCACTGCTGAGCGGGTTGCCGTTCCTCTACGTGCGCGGCGCGCCGCCCGCGGGGACGATCACGCTCTGGGACGACATCCCGGTGCCCTCGCTCTTCCACGTCGCGGCGGGGCCCTCGACGATCCACGCGGCGCGCCTCGGCGAGATGCGCCTCTGGCCCGGCGTCGCGCCGGCGCGCTACGGGCGCCACGTCGGCGGCGTGGTGCTCGGCGCCGCGGCCCCGATCGAGCCGCACCTCGGCGGCGAGGTCGAGCTGCGCCTGCTCGACGTGAACGGGATGATCACGGTCCCGATCGATCGCCGCCACGTGGTGCAGGCGTCGGGTCGCTACGGCTACCCGGGGTTGATCGTCGGCGCCGCGTTCCCCGGCGTCGAGCTCGACTACTGGGACTACCAGCTGACGGCCGATCTCGACGACGGTCACGGCGGCCACACGCGCCTCGTCGCGATCGGCGCGTACGACCGACTGCGCCAGGACCTGGCGGACATCGAGACGCTCGGAGAGCAGTCCGACGTCCTCCTGCACTTCCATCGCGTCGAGGCGCGACACGTGCGCGCGCTCGGCGGAGGCGCGGAGTTCGGCGCGGCGCTGCGGCTCGGATACGACCAGTCGCAGCTCGGCGAGGCGGTCGGCGCCGAGGTGTGGAGCGCGAGCCCGCGCCTCTGGAGCGCCTTCTCGCTCGGCTTCGCGCGGCTGCGCATCGGCGCGGATCTCGTCGCGAGCGGAGGTCGCATCGACTCGGGCCGCAGCGAGGATCCCGCGATCGCCGGCGCGCTGATCGCCGAGGGCGCCTACGCCGGGGCGCGCACCCGCACCGCGGCCGGCGCGTACGCCGAGGCGCTCCTGCCGATCCCCGGCGTGCTGCGGCTCGAGCTCGGCGCGCGCGTCGACACGTGGGTCACGGCGCGCGAGGTCCAGGCCGCGCCGTCGCCGCGCGCAAGGCTCGTGGTGCACGCCTGGGAGGGCGTCGACGTGCACGCCGCGGTGGGCCTCGCGCACCAGCCCGCGGTGCTCTTCCTGCCGCTTCCCGGCTTCGCCGAGCTCGCAGTCGATCGCGGCCTCCAGCGCGCGCTCCAGAGCGACTGGGGCGTCTCGCTCACGCTGCCGCTCGGGATCTCGCTCGAGGCGCAGGGCTTCTTCCACTACTTCGATCAGGTGCTGCTGCCCGACCTCTACGTGCAGGATCGCGAGATCTGCGTGGAGTCGTGGTGCACGCAGGTCCAGATCGATCCGAGGGCGCGCGCCCGGGTGCTCGGCCTCGAGGTGCTCGCGCGGCGCGAGGGTCGCGACGTGAGCGCATGGATCAGCTACACGCTCAGCGAAGCGACGGCGCGCGCCCACGAAGGGTTCGAGTTCGTTCCCGGCTTCGACGTGCGCCACGTCATCCAGGCGATGGGCCGCGCGCGCATCTGGGAGGGCCTCGAGATCGCGCTCCGCGTGCTCGTGCGCTCGGGTCGCGTGGTGGGTCGCTACTTCATCGAGCCCACGGGCCTGACGGCGCTGCGCTACGAGCAGCGACTGCCGTGGTTCTTCCGAGGCGACGCCGAGATCGCGTACGCGTGGGACGCGGGCTGGGGGCGGCTCCGCGTGTCGCTCGGCTGGACGAACGTGACGCTCTCGGAGGAGCCGATCGCGCTCGAGTGCAACTACGACTCGAACGGTCGCCCCGAGGCGCCCTGCGCCGTGCAGAGCGCGCCCGCGATCTTCCTGCCGAGCCTCGGGATCCGAGCGCAGCTCTGA
- a CDS encoding DUF748 domain-containing protein → MQADTSNPELHFEAGRTERRGAPGHPRLRRAGRFGARLATRTGKVILALIVLLIAARIALPYVVEHVLNERLARLEGYYGHIDDVDMALWRGAYRIEGLRIVKTGGEQPEPFFTTPEIDISVEWEALLDGKVVAEIVVVRPVLNFIVQGGGVQEQTGEENDWRATVDDLVPLTINRFVVRDGEVHYRDYGASPRVDLRADRMQVLARGLSNVRREGEDLPAHVHLESRVQRSGSLVTDVRLDPWQEQPTFDLDLRLRDLPARELNPMLRAYAGVDAEGGTTFLYSEIHAREGRFRGYVKPMAEGLSLFELGEEGDFFDVLGDAIMQLVAEVFENQGEDRLAIEVPVSGTFESPEVDPWAVVGSVLRNAFVEAIQHGLANPGDWTTAEEARAQRREEREQRREEARERRDEAQQQAQERREEAQERAEERREEARERREEAQQRAEERREEARERAEERREEG, encoded by the coding sequence ATGCAGGCCGACACGTCGAACCCGGAGCTGCACTTCGAGGCGGGCCGCACCGAGCGACGGGGTGCTCCAGGCCACCCGCGGCTGCGCCGCGCCGGGCGGTTCGGGGCGCGGCTCGCGACGCGCACCGGCAAGGTCATCCTCGCGCTGATCGTGCTGCTGATCGCGGCGCGCATCGCGCTGCCGTACGTCGTGGAGCACGTGCTCAACGAGCGGCTCGCGCGGCTCGAGGGCTACTACGGCCACATCGACGACGTCGACATGGCGCTCTGGCGCGGCGCGTATCGCATCGAGGGCCTGCGCATCGTGAAGACCGGCGGCGAGCAGCCCGAGCCGTTCTTCACGACGCCCGAGATCGACATCTCGGTCGAGTGGGAGGCGCTGCTCGACGGCAAGGTCGTCGCCGAGATCGTCGTCGTGCGTCCCGTCCTGAACTTCATCGTGCAGGGCGGCGGCGTGCAGGAGCAGACCGGCGAGGAGAACGACTGGCGCGCGACCGTCGACGATCTCGTCCCGCTCACGATCAACCGCTTCGTCGTGCGCGACGGCGAGGTCCACTACCGCGACTACGGCGCGAGCCCGCGGGTCGATCTGCGCGCGGATCGCATGCAGGTGCTCGCCCGCGGTCTCAGCAACGTGCGCCGCGAGGGCGAGGATCTCCCGGCGCACGTGCACCTCGAGTCGCGCGTGCAGCGCAGCGGATCGCTCGTCACCGACGTGCGGCTCGATCCGTGGCAGGAGCAGCCGACGTTCGATCTCGATCTGCGCCTGCGCGATCTGCCCGCGCGCGAGCTGAACCCGATGCTGCGCGCGTACGCGGGCGTCGACGCCGAGGGCGGGACGACGTTCCTGTACTCCGAGATCCACGCGCGCGAAGGGCGCTTCCGCGGGTACGTGAAGCCGATGGCCGAAGGGCTCTCGCTGTTCGAGCTCGGCGAGGAGGGCGACTTCTTCGACGTGCTGGGCGATGCGATCATGCAGCTCGTCGCCGAGGTCTTCGAGAACCAGGGCGAGGATCGCCTCGCGATCGAGGTGCCGGTGTCGGGCACGTTCGAGTCGCCCGAGGTCGACCCGTGGGCCGTCGTGGGCTCGGTGCTGCGCAACGCGTTCGTCGAGGCGATCCAGCACGGCCTCGCGAACCCGGGCGACTGGACGACCGCGGAAGAGGCGCGCGCGCAGCGTCGCGAGGAGCGCGAGCAGCGTCGCGAAGAAGCGCGCGAGCGTCGCGATGAGGCGCAGCAGCAGGCGCAGGAACGTCGCGAAGAAGCGCAGGAGCGCGCGGAGGAGCGTCGCGAGGAAGCGCGCGAGCGTCGCGAGGAAGCGCAGCAGCGCGCGGAGGAGCGTCGCGAAGAAGCGCGCGAGCGCGCCGAAGAGCGTCGCGAGGAAGGCTGA
- a CDS encoding OmpA family protein translates to MSTRSLLLASALLASIASRAHADDVTPTLQLEGGAQVMLTDSYRDRFDWGGLGFARAGIELIGPLALQLGVGTAWFPVPEQDPGNLYAFELGARGFFVIDRVAGGPFVDANVGVGITGDLVRLVFDVGLGWELLPLEWLGVGPVVRYQQIVQPDGEARPDDAHLLSFGLSVTARIDVGGGGDDVQTAAAPPAPVDTDADGLRDDSDRCPDLAEDADGVDDTDGCPEDDVDHDGLDDASDACPTAAEVRNGFQDDDGCPDEAPPPEPASAPPAAARGEPLSQEILFRVGSDRVSGRYTSELAEVCTLLRDEPTVRVRVIGHADEQGTAAANARLGAARAGAVAEQLVLCGVAPERIEAVSYGDTQPLCRDEASTDCHARNRRVTFELLRRE, encoded by the coding sequence ATGAGCACGCGCTCCCTCCTGCTCGCGAGCGCGCTGCTCGCCTCGATCGCGTCGCGCGCGCACGCCGACGACGTCACGCCCACGCTGCAGCTCGAGGGCGGGGCGCAGGTGATGCTCACCGACTCGTACCGCGATCGCTTCGACTGGGGCGGGCTCGGCTTCGCGCGCGCGGGCATCGAGCTGATCGGCCCGCTCGCGCTGCAGCTCGGCGTCGGCACCGCGTGGTTCCCGGTGCCGGAGCAGGATCCCGGCAACCTCTACGCGTTCGAGCTCGGCGCGCGCGGCTTCTTCGTGATCGATCGCGTCGCCGGCGGTCCGTTCGTCGACGCGAACGTCGGCGTCGGCATCACCGGCGATCTGGTGCGGCTGGTGTTCGACGTCGGCCTCGGGTGGGAGCTGCTCCCGCTCGAGTGGCTCGGAGTCGGCCCGGTGGTGCGCTACCAGCAGATCGTGCAGCCCGACGGCGAGGCGCGCCCCGACGACGCGCACCTGCTCTCGTTCGGGCTGAGCGTCACCGCGCGCATCGACGTGGGCGGCGGCGGAGACGACGTGCAGACGGCGGCCGCGCCGCCCGCGCCGGTCGACACCGACGCCGACGGGCTGCGCGACGACTCCGATCGTTGCCCCGATCTCGCCGAGGACGCCGACGGAGTCGACGACACCGACGGCTGCCCCGAGGACGACGTGGATCACGACGGCCTCGACGACGCGAGCGATGCGTGCCCGACCGCCGCCGAGGTGCGCAACGGCTTCCAGGACGACGACGGATGCCCCGACGAGGCGCCGCCGCCCGAGCCGGCGAGCGCACCGCCCGCGGCAGCGCGCGGCGAGCCGCTGTCGCAGGAGATCCTGTTCCGCGTCGGCTCGGATCGCGTCTCGGGGCGCTACACGAGCGAGCTCGCGGAGGTCTGCACGTTGCTGCGCGACGAGCCGACGGTGCGGGTGCGCGTGATCGGCCACGCCGACGAGCAGGGAACGGCGGCGGCGAACGCGCGGCTCGGCGCGGCGCGCGCGGGCGCGGTGGCCGAGCAGCTCGTGCTGTGCGGCGTCGCGCCGGAGCGCATCGAGGCGGTCTCGTACGGTGACACGCAGCCGCTGTGTCGCGACGAGGCGAGCACCGACTGCCACGCGCGGAACCGGCGCGTGACGTTCGAGCTGCTGCGTCGGGAGTAA
- a CDS encoding calcium-binding EGF-like domain-containing protein translates to MPSSQLASRLRLLVLTSLILTSLNLAGCGSDGDPSDSDGGPPRDASPRDASIEMDASTDVDASTGEDASTGEDASTDEDASTDEADGGDGDPCATSPCENGGTCEADDAGGFECSCAPGYTGATCSEEIDECAPSPCQNGGTCTDGPASFTCECAPGFTGTRCETNVDDCAGPSLCMNGGTCVDGIDEHTCDCADGFGGDACEASCNGSIITAAASGPWNAPSTWGGGVVPTSPAGIVVIPAGITVTIPSGLTVRTYACSRVRVAGTLVNQGDLTIDGHLLVSGPNPAVAGTFTNAGTFVLRGELVSTAGASGLAAISNAAGATFTTYGPVQYNRFGNAGTFVIARGATHCTTTQSCSFHNSGTLTIAAGAVLVTTLPSSEVATNTGTIINRGTFQSDHLFENHGTFESSGRIGLVFDLEVACRFTNRAGATLTTTGEVELYCPMINEGSMTNRGTFVVQNVRWAGLNNGGTFTNTATATFANRNDLENGGTFVNEGTLSNQAGGDSQQGFSCAGTFTNRGAFRTSAPFRIAGGGAVTIAAGATAEVSFPALNAGAMELAGALTFRAPQGSLQNSGSFVQRCGGTITSEPGAGGVGGNAPTIEPCP, encoded by the coding sequence ATGCCGTCGAGTCAGCTCGCCAGTCGCCTTCGCCTGCTCGTCCTCACCTCGCTGATCCTCACCTCGCTGAACCTCGCCGGATGCGGCTCCGACGGCGATCCGTCGGACTCCGACGGCGGCCCGCCCCGTGACGCGTCGCCGCGGGACGCCTCGATCGAGATGGATGCGTCGACCGATGTGGATGCCTCGACCGGAGAGGACGCGTCGACCGGAGAGGACGCGTCGACCGACGAGGACGCGTCGACCGACGAGGCCGACGGCGGGGACGGCGATCCCTGCGCGACGAGCCCCTGCGAGAACGGCGGCACCTGCGAAGCTGACGACGCCGGCGGGTTCGAGTGCTCGTGCGCCCCGGGGTACACCGGCGCGACGTGCTCGGAAGAGATCGACGAGTGCGCGCCGAGCCCTTGCCAGAACGGCGGGACCTGCACCGACGGCCCGGCGAGCTTCACGTGCGAGTGCGCGCCGGGGTTCACCGGAACGCGCTGCGAGACGAACGTCGACGACTGCGCGGGCCCGAGCCTCTGCATGAACGGGGGCACCTGCGTCGACGGAATCGACGAGCACACGTGCGACTGCGCGGACGGCTTCGGCGGCGACGCGTGCGAGGCCTCGTGCAACGGATCGATCATCACCGCCGCCGCGAGCGGCCCCTGGAACGCGCCGAGCACGTGGGGAGGCGGCGTCGTTCCCACGTCGCCGGCGGGGATCGTCGTGATCCCGGCAGGCATCACGGTGACGATCCCGTCGGGGCTGACGGTCCGCACGTACGCCTGCTCGCGGGTGCGCGTGGCGGGCACGCTCGTCAACCAGGGCGACCTCACGATCGACGGCCATCTGCTCGTGAGCGGCCCCAACCCTGCGGTGGCCGGCACGTTCACCAACGCCGGCACCTTCGTGCTGCGCGGCGAGCTGGTGAGCACGGCCGGTGCGTCGGGCCTCGCGGCCATCTCGAACGCCGCCGGCGCCACGTTCACGACCTACGGGCCCGTCCAGTACAACCGGTTCGGCAACGCGGGGACGTTCGTGATCGCCCGGGGCGCGACGCACTGCACGACGACGCAGTCGTGCTCGTTCCACAACTCGGGGACGCTGACGATCGCCGCGGGCGCGGTCCTGGTGACGACCCTGCCGTCGTCCGAGGTCGCCACGAACACCGGCACGATCATCAACCGCGGCACCTTCCAGTCGGACCACTTGTTCGAGAACCACGGGACCTTCGAGAGCTCCGGCCGGATCGGCCTGGTCTTCGATCTCGAGGTGGCGTGCCGCTTCACCAACAGGGCGGGCGCGACGCTCACGACCACCGGCGAGGTCGAGCTCTACTGTCCGATGATCAACGAGGGCTCGATGACGAACCGCGGCACCTTCGTCGTCCAGAACGTCAGGTGGGCGGGGCTGAACAACGGCGGCACGTTCACCAACACCGCGACCGCGACGTTCGCGAACCGCAACGACCTCGAGAACGGCGGCACCTTCGTCAACGAAGGCACGCTGAGCAACCAGGCCGGGGGCGACTCGCAGCAGGGCTTCTCGTGCGCCGGGACGTTCACGAACCGCGGCGCGTTCCGGACCAGCGCTCCGTTCCGGATCGCCGGGGGCGGCGCGGTCACGATCGCCGCCGGCGCGACCGCCGAGGTGTCGTTCCCCGCGCTCAACGCCGGCGCGATGGAGCTCGCCGGCGCGCTCACGTTCCGGGCTCCGCAGGGCTCGCTCCAGAACAGCGGCTCGTTCGTGCAGCGCTGCGGCGGCACGATCACGTCGGAGCCCGGGGCGGGCGGCGTGGGGGGCAACGCGCCCACCATCGAGCCCTGCCCCTGA
- a CDS encoding MXAN_6577-like cysteine-rich protein, protein MDASILSCAPSEARCGDDCVDTTADPRHCGGCGNACQVGSICVAGACELSCPTGQLECSGRCVDPRTDLAHCGACDAACDPGLVCADGACSLTCGTGLARCAAPDGTERCADLQTDRAHCGACGTACGAGEICEAGACVIACPAGQVECDGACVDLALNRFHCGACGTACDPGTVCTGGACATTCGAGLENCDGVCRDLATDRANCGGCGVTCGAGEVCSAGTCETTCGAGTTECSGVCRDLATDRANCGGCGMACAAGEVCSAGSCETTCGAGTTDCDGVCRDVQTDPTSCGTCGNVCPAGTVCSAGACEVSCGGGLTDCGGVCRDLATDRASCGACGVTCAAGEICSGGTCATSCGAGTTECLGVCRDLDTDRANCGGCGVTCAAGEVCSAGTCETSCGAGLTDCGDVCRDLATDRLHCGGCGVACAPGEICSGGTCATSCGAGLSDCSGVCRDLQSDRTSCGACGNACDAGEVCSAGMCTLSCGGGTTDCGGICRDLQSNALHCGACASPCVAGTSCVAGTCETSCGAGLDNCGGVCRDLQTDRLNCGACGNDCASGEICDGGTCVVSCGTGLAECGGVCRDLATDRANCGGCGIACAAGEVCSGGTCETSCGGGLTDCGGVCRDLTTDRASCGACGNACDAGEVCSGSACVVTCGAGQTNCGGTCRDLTTDRFHCGACGDACAAGEVCSSGACEVSCGGGLTECSGVCRDLATDRASCGACGNACAAGEVCSSGVCTVSCGAGLTECSGVCRDLTTDRAHCGTCGDTCDAGEVCSGGACVVSCGVGLDECGGTCRDLATDRLNCGACGTACDPGEVCSGGACTVSCGGGLDNCSGVCRDLASDRLHCGGCGVACDPGEVCSSGVCTVSCGAGLDECAGTCRDLDTDRLNCGACGSACDPGEVCSGGTCVVTCGAGTTDCGGSCRDLTTDRLHCGACDDPCAPGEVCTASACTVSCGGGLANCSGVCRDLQTDRVHCGGCGVTCDPGEVCMAGTCTLSCPAGQVGCGGTCRDLTSDRLHCGGCGIACPAGQICAGSACVVDCGVGQTSCSGVCRDLQTDRMNCGMCGRACPAGQVCDGAACRVSCGVGLTECSGSCRDVVTDRLNCGMCGRVCGAGQVCDGGSCTLSCPAGQLNCSGVCRDLSSDAANCGACGRTCAAGTVCSAGTCSPSCGAGLSPCGGVCRDLSSDRLSCGACGRACGPGQICSAGTCSLSCPPGEVACGGTCEDGTSNTCEAPIDLGTIAIGSSVSTPTLSLPADAQSEWFLVRFPHNPDVRQRGSGAPTITFGVNDGGVFRFEVRTACGGGPTCGLPLTQWAFRDTCSSANLDCSTRNVAWPTAVWIRVSRVSPGTDCRTYRLTVSR, encoded by the coding sequence ATGGACGCGTCGATCCTCTCGTGCGCGCCCTCGGAAGCGCGCTGCGGCGACGACTGCGTCGACACCACCGCGGACCCGCGGCACTGCGGCGGATGCGGCAACGCGTGTCAGGTCGGGTCCATCTGCGTCGCCGGCGCGTGCGAGCTCTCGTGCCCGACCGGACAGCTCGAGTGCAGCGGCCGCTGCGTCGATCCACGCACCGACCTCGCGCACTGCGGAGCCTGCGACGCGGCGTGTGATCCCGGCCTCGTCTGCGCCGACGGCGCGTGCAGCCTGACCTGCGGCACCGGCCTCGCGCGCTGCGCCGCGCCCGACGGCACCGAGCGCTGCGCCGATCTCCAGACCGATCGCGCGCACTGCGGCGCGTGCGGCACCGCGTGCGGCGCCGGCGAGATCTGCGAGGCCGGCGCGTGCGTGATCGCGTGCCCCGCGGGCCAGGTCGAGTGCGACGGTGCGTGCGTCGATCTCGCGCTGAACCGCTTCCACTGCGGCGCGTGCGGCACCGCGTGCGACCCGGGCACGGTCTGCACCGGAGGCGCGTGCGCGACGACGTGCGGCGCCGGGCTCGAGAACTGCGACGGCGTGTGTCGCGACCTCGCGACCGACCGCGCGAACTGCGGCGGCTGCGGCGTGACGTGCGGCGCGGGCGAGGTCTGCTCCGCGGGCACCTGCGAGACGACCTGCGGCGCCGGGACCACCGAGTGCAGCGGCGTGTGCCGCGACCTCGCGACCGACCGCGCGAATTGCGGCGGCTGCGGCATGGCGTGCGCCGCCGGCGAGGTGTGCTCCGCGGGCAGCTGCGAGACGACGTGCGGCGCCGGCACCACCGACTGCGACGGAGTCTGCCGCGACGTCCAGACCGATCCCACGAGCTGCGGAACCTGCGGCAACGTCTGCCCGGCGGGCACGGTGTGCAGCGCGGGCGCGTGCGAGGTGAGCTGCGGCGGTGGCCTCACGGACTGCGGCGGCGTCTGCCGCGACCTCGCGACCGATCGCGCGAGCTGCGGCGCGTGCGGCGTGACCTGCGCCGCCGGCGAGATCTGCAGCGGCGGCACCTGCGCGACGAGCTGCGGCGCGGGCACCACCGAGTGCCTCGGCGTCTGCCGCGACCTCGACACCGATCGCGCGAATTGCGGCGGGTGCGGCGTCACCTGCGCGGCCGGCGAGGTCTGCTCCGCGGGCACCTGCGAGACGAGCTGCGGCGCGGGCCTCACCGACTGCGGCGACGTCTGCCGCGACCTCGCGACCGATCGCCTCCACTGCGGCGGCTGCGGCGTCGCCTGCGCGCCGGGCGAGATCTGCAGCGGCGGCACCTGCGCGACGTCGTGCGGCGCCGGTCTCAGCGACTGCAGCGGCGTCTGCCGCGATCTCCAGAGCGATCGCACGAGCTGCGGCGCGTGCGGCAATGCGTGCGACGCCGGCGAGGTCTGCTCGGCGGGCATGTGCACGCTCAGCTGCGGCGGCGGCACGACCGACTGCGGCGGGATCTGCCGCGACCTGCAGAGCAACGCGCTGCACTGCGGCGCGTGCGCGAGCCCGTGCGTCGCCGGGACGTCGTGCGTCGCGGGCACGTGCGAGACGAGCTGCGGCGCCGGCCTCGACAACTGCGGCGGCGTCTGCCGCGATCTGCAGACCGATCGCCTGAACTGCGGCGCGTGCGGGAACGACTGCGCCTCGGGCGAGATCTGCGACGGCGGCACCTGCGTCGTGAGCTGCGGCACCGGGCTCGCCGAGTGCGGCGGCGTCTGCCGCGACCTCGCGACCGATCGCGCGAACTGCGGCGGCTGCGGCATCGCGTGCGCGGCGGGCGAGGTCTGCAGCGGCGGCACGTGCGAGACCAGCTGCGGCGGCGGGCTCACCGACTGCGGCGGCGTGTGTCGCGATCTCACCACCGACCGCGCGAGCTGCGGCGCGTGCGGCAACGCGTGCGACGCGGGCGAGGTCTGCTCGGGCAGCGCGTGCGTCGTGACGTGCGGCGCGGGCCAGACGAACTGCGGCGGCACCTGCCGCGATCTGACGACCGATCGCTTCCACTGCGGCGCGTGCGGCGACGCGTGCGCGGCCGGCGAGGTCTGCTCGTCGGGCGCGTGCGAGGTCAGCTGCGGCGGCGGCCTCACCGAGTGCAGCGGCGTGTGCCGCGACCTCGCGACCGATCGCGCGAGCTGCGGCGCCTGCGGCAACGCGTGCGCGGCCGGCGAGGTCTGCTCGTCGGGCGTGTGCACCGTCAGCTGCGGCGCGGGCCTGACCGAGTGCAGCGGCGTGTGCCGCGACCTCACGACCGATCGCGCGCACTGCGGGACCTGCGGCGACACCTGCGACGCGGGCGAGGTGTGCTCGGGCGGCGCGTGCGTCGTCAGCTGCGGCGTCGGCCTCGACGAGTGCGGCGGCACGTGCCGCGACCTCGCGACCGATCGCTTGAACTGCGGAGCGTGCGGCACCGCGTGCGATCCCGGCGAGGTCTGCTCGGGCGGCGCGTGCACCGTCAGCTGCGGTGGCGGCCTCGACAACTGCAGCGGTGTCTGTCGCGACCTCGCGAGCGATCGGCTCCACTGCGGCGGCTGCGGCGTCGCGTGTGATCCCGGCGAGGTCTGCTCGTCGGGCGTGTGCACCGTCAGCTGCGGCGCCGGCCTCGACGAATGCGCGGGCACGTGCCGCGACCTCGACACCGATCGCCTGAACTGCGGCGCGTGCGGGAGCGCGTGCGACCCCGGCGAGGTCTGCTCGGGCGGCACCTGCGTCGTGACGTGCGGTGCGGGCACGACCGACTGCGGCGGCAGCTGCCGCGACCTGACGACCGATCGCCTCCACTGCGGCGCGTGCGACGACCCCTGCGCGCCCGGCGAGGTCTGCACCGCGAGCGCCTGCACCGTGAGCTGCGGCGGCGGCCTCGCGAACTGCAGCGGCGTCTGCCGCGACCTCCAGACCGATCGCGTGCACTGCGGCGGGTGCGGCGTGACCTGCGATCCCGGCGAGGTCTGCATGGCCGGCACGTGCACGCTGAGCTGCCCCGCGGGACAGGTCGGGTGCGGCGGCACGTGCCGCGATCTCACGAGCGATCGCCTGCACTGCGGCGGATGCGGCATCGCGTGTCCGGCGGGCCAGATCTGCGCGGGCAGCGCGTGTGTCGTCGACTGCGGGGTCGGCCAGACGAGCTGCTCCGGCGTGTGCCGCGATCTGCAGACCGATCGCATGAACTGCGGGATGTGCGGCCGCGCGTGCCCCGCGGGCCAGGTCTGCGACGGCGCGGCGTGTCGCGTGAGCTGCGGCGTCGGGCTCACGGAGTGCTCGGGCAGCTGCCGCGACGTCGTGACCGATCGCCTGAACTGCGGGATGTGCGGCCGCGTCTGCGGCGCGGGCCAGGTCTGCGACGGCGGCTCGTGCACGCTGAGCTGCCCCGCGGGACAGCTCAACTGCTCGGGCGTCTGCCGCGATCTCTCGAGCGACGCCGCGAACTGCGGCGCCTGCGGGCGCACCTGCGCCGCGGGCACCGTGTGCTCCGCCGGCACCTGCAGCCCCTCGTGCGGCGCCGGCCTGTCGCCGTGCGGCGGCGTGTGCCGCGACCTCTCGAGCGATCGGCTCAGCTGCGGCGCGTGCGGCCGGGCGTGTGGGCCGGGACAGATCTGCAGCGCCGGGACGTGCAGCCTCTCGTGCCCGCCGGGCGAGGTCGCGTGCGGCGGCACGTGCGAGGACGGGACGTCGAACACCTGCGAGGCGCCGATCGACCTCGGCACCATCGCGATCGGCTCGTCGGTCTCGACGCCGACGCTCTCGCTCCCCGCCGACGCCCAGAGCGAGTGGTTCCTCGTGCGGTTCCCGCACAACCCCGACGTCCGCCAGCGCGGCAGCGGCGCACCGACGATCACGTTCGGCGTGAACGACGGCGGCGTCTTCCGCTTCGAGGTCCGCACGGCGTGCGGCGGCGGGCCCACGTGCGGGCTCCCGCTCACCCAGTGGGCCTTCCGCGACACGTGCTCGTCGGCGAACCTCGACTGCTCCACGCGCAACGTCGCGTGGCCGACCGCGGTGTGGATCCGCGTGAGCCGCGTCTCGCCCGGCACCGACTGCCGCACCTATCGCCTCACGGTGTCGCGATGA